A window from Zingiber officinale cultivar Zhangliang chromosome 7A, Zo_v1.1, whole genome shotgun sequence encodes these proteins:
- the LOC121999608 gene encoding uncharacterized protein LOC121999608 has protein sequence MTAPSPPLATGFGRFPSFFCWPSARSPHHLLTPPIAKSITASPSRGRVICNSSSGDRTPTSGSGDNDSKVVLDAFFLGKAFAEAVNERIESTVGEILSMVGQWQAEQQKEVQDFQVNT, from the exons ATGACGGCGCCTTCGCCTCCTCTAGCCACTGGCTTCGGCCGCTTCCCCAGCTTCTTCTGCTGGCCATCCGCCCGATCTCCACACCACCTCCTTACGCCGCCAATTGCCAAAAGCATCACTGCATCTCCCAGTAGAGGAAGAGTAATCTGCAACAGCAGCAGCGGCGACAGGACACCTACTTCTGGTTCAG GTGATAATGATAGTAAAGTAGTTCTGGATGCATTTTTCTTGGGCAAAGCATTTGCAGAGGCTGTAAATGAAAGAATAGAGTCTACTGTAGGAGAAATCCTTAGTATGGTTGGTCAATGGCAAGCTGAGCAACAAAAAGAAGTTCAAGACTTTCAGGTTAATACATGA